In the genome of Acaryochloris sp. CCMEE 5410, the window CAACCCTTCCAATCAAGATTTGGCTTGAACTAGGTTTTCCTGCACTGATAAGTTTCATTGCTATCCATCTAGAATTTATGTTTAAACGAAGTATTAGATATAAGCTTCTCTCCGCAGGTTCATATCCCGTATGTATGAATTTTCCGAATGATGATATCACTAAGCTTTTTCGATCCCAAACAAGGCTCCAAATTTCATATGTTACCTAATAGGAATCAACCTCTTTAAAAAATATGAAGTCCCTTCATCGTGCATTCCGTTCATCAGCGCTGGCAGGCCTATTTATGGCTATATCTATGTGCAGCTTAGGCCTATGGCAGAGCTTGAGGGTATATGCTAACGTGCCAAGTTCAAAAATTTCGCCTGAAGAAACAAATCTTGAAAAGCAGCCTTTTGACTATTGGAAGCTTGGTAGGCAGATCGTCTTGGTGTTTGGGGTTATTGGAACAGTTTGGTTTGCAATAGTTTTTTTTCAAAAGGGATGCGTTGTAATTGGAGAAGATGAAGTTGGTATCAAGTACAAGAAATTCAGTCTTAATCCCTTTCAGCCAAAGTCTTCTCGCAGACAATTAATTTCTAGGAATAAAGAGCCAGGATATCAACCCGATACCATTGATAGTGGTTGGACATGGTTGTTTCCTGGCATGTATACCATATACAAGGAGCCTGTAGTTGAGGTACCTCCTGGAGAAATTGCTCTTGTTTTTGCCCATGATGGAGAAGATATTCCTAATGAACGCATACTAGCAAAATACGTTAAATGTAATAGCTTTCAAGATGGTGATATCTTTTTACAAAAAGGTGGTGAAAAAGGACGGCAGTTAGGTATTTTAACAGGAGGGACTTCTTATCGAATTAACACGAAACTATTTACGGTAATTACTCGCTCTAACTTAGCTGACCATGATTCAACACTAAAGCCTGAAGACCTACTAGTTTACAAGATAGACTCAGATAAAATTGGGATTGTAACTACCTCAGACGGTGCACCCCTCGAAACCGGAGAGATAGCAGGTCCTACTATCTCAGGTCACGATAATTTTCAAAGTCCCCAAAAGTTTATCGATGGAGGAGGTAATAAAGGACTGCAAGAAGATGTTCTCTCTTCTGGACCATGGAATTTAAATCCTTGGTTTGTGAAAGTAGAACAAGTGCCCCTAACGGAGATACGCGAGGGAACAGTCGGTGTTGTAGTTTCATTAATTGGTGAGGGGAAAATGGGGAGGAGCATTGAAAACTCTTCCTCTGAGTTGAGCCTATTTACCAATAGATATGATTTAGTTGATCGAGGAAAGAGAGGTGTTTGGAAAGAACCTCTTGATGTTGGTTCATACCCAATTAATACGAAAGTCAGGCGAATTGTGCTTGTTCCAACACATCAAATCACTTTAGATTGGTCAAACGATGAAAGCAAGCCGGATGAAAACTACGATAAATCGCTGGGCACCTTAACTCTGCGACTTAAGGATAGAATTCCTGTAGATATAGTAGTAAGACAGCGCTTTAGAGTACCTAAAGAGAACGCGCCTCTTATGGTTTCACAAATCGGCTCCCCAGGAGACATAACTACAAACTCGATAATCACTGATTATAGTGCGACTGTCCAAAAATATAAATCTATTCGAGATCTCATCGTCAGAGTGTTAGAGCCAACAGTCAGGAGCTATTTCTATAATGCGGTTCAAGACTGTGAGGCGGAGGATTTTTACATTCACCGAAGCGACCAACAGAAAGATGCTGCTCAATATCTAAAGGGAGTCTTGAGAGAGCATGGAGTGGAGGCAATTGACACGCTAATAGGCGAGATAGATCTGCCAGATGTATTCGATAATCTTGAAATTAAGCGCAAGTTAGAGGAAAAAAAGAGGAATCTGATAGAACAAGAAATATTAACTGAGGATCTCAAACGGAAGTTGGCTTATTTGAAGGCAGTTACAGGGAAGCAAGAAGAACTAGTTAATTCTCAAATGAGTTTAGAATTTGCCGAGCGAGAGGCTCAGGTCAAACTTCAAAAAGCACTTGCTGACGCGAAAGCTATGCGAGAACAGGGACGAGCTCAAGCTGATGTGGAACTAGCTCTTAGACAAGCAATTAGTGACGCTCTTGGTCAAAGGGCTTATATCGAGATAGAAAAACTAAAGGAGATAAGTAAGTTTAAGCTGCCTCCCATTGTTGGAGGAAATGAAGGCTCCGGTGCTGGATTATTGATTGATACGTTGTTGGCTTCAGTAATGGAGAACTTAACAAGTGGCAATTCCGAAGCAATCAGTGGAAGCATTATTGAACAGGTTGCAGCTTTATTTTCGATAGATTTGAATGAACCAGAATCTAAGCAGCTTAAAAGTTCGTCAGATATACAAGTTGTTAACTCTGAGACGACGGCTTCATTGTCTGAAGATACTTCAGTTGTTTGCAACAGCTGCGGAACTCTGAATCCTCCTAACCATAAGTTTTGCTTTGAGTGTAGTAGTCCTTTGGTATACTCCTCAGACTCAAAAAAGTGAAATGTGAAGTGGTCCCCACTGATTGGACAATTTTAGAGGGGAGCTAAGCTCTGATAATAGATTTAATCAACCCAGTCAGAGTTACGCCTAGTTTTGTATCCTAAGGTAGCGGGTAATATATGGATGCCATTCAGCTTAGCTCCAGCGCAAACCCTGGTAGTACATCTTCCCCAGACACAGTAGCCGGAAGCAGCACAATTTCGGCCTCTTTCCCCGCTCGATATATCTCTACTGTTTGATCCTGAGGATTAATCAACCACCCCAGCCTCAAGCCACTGTCTAGATACTCCAACATCTTTGCCTGTAAAGGCCCCAAGCGATCGCTTTTTGAGCGGAGTTCAATCACAAAGTCGGGACAAATGGGCGGAAACTGCTCCTTTTCCTCTAGGGAAAGCGCATCCCAACGTTCTTGGCTCACCCAGGCAGCATCAGGAGAACGATCCCCTCCACCAGGCAGTTTGAACATAGTGGACGAACTAAAGACTATACCTAGGCCAGCTTGGCGATTCCAGAGATTGAGGTCAGTAATATAGTCTGCTTCCTTGCTTCCACTTCCACCACCAACTGGGGGCATAATGATCAATTCTCCCATTGGGCTACGCTCCATAGCCACGTCTTTATTGGCCATACACAGTTTATAAAACTGCTCATCGGTCAGTGTCACTACCGGTTCTAAGTTGAGCGTGATAGCCGTCATAACTGGAATTCGCGATCTTACGGATTCATTATTTGTAGAAGCGCTGACTCTAAGATTACACACAATGCCTACTGATTGGCTTTTGCTCACAATCTCAACCACAGATTTGGGAGCAGCATACCCCGTCTGCTTGGCACAGGGTAGAAGTTTTTCACAGGCTGAATCGAAAGTTCAGCAGCTCTCTACTCATCCGTATGCCAAGGATCCTTCGTAAAATTCTCATCCAAAATCCGCTTAGGCCGCATCACCAAAACCACCTGCCCATAAAGCTTCTGCTCAGGAGCCTCCGCAAACCACTGCACCTGTAACTGCCCATCCGCCTCCACCAAAAAATAGCAGTCCTCATGCCACTGCCGCTGATCGCGATCAACAATCACCAACACCTCCTCCGTTGGCCGAGGCAGATCCAGGCCTAAATCTTGCACCTGCGCTAACAACGCCACCGGATCCTCCGCCCGCAAAATCACCTGCCACCCTGGCACTGGCACCCAAGCACAAGTTCCTGAAAACTGCACCATCCCAAACGGCTCTTCCTCCTCCACCACAGGCACCGCCTTCAAATCCGTCAGAGTCAACGGCAAGTGCCCCATCACCGGCATCAATCGGGGCAACTCCTCCTCCGATTCCAACCGAAAAAACGGTAGGCGAGGAGCCTCTTTCGCCTTCACCACCGAGAAATCACTCAACAGCATTTGTAGCTGCTCTCGTGCTGAATCACTATGGGCAAACTTTAGCCCCTGGCCAATTAAACGAGAGCGCTCCTGCAAATCATCCTTTTGACGGGCAAAATACCAGCATCGATAGGCCATGGCATCTCCCGGTGTATCGGTGAATCCCACCGGAGTCTCCGAGAGACGACTGAACTCCTTCATCGCTTTTGCGATCGCACGGGCTTCATCTGCATCCAACTGCTTCTCAGCCGCCAGAGTAGCTGCTGCCGCTCGTTCCACCTGATTCAACACCCGAAACTCATAGAGAATATCGCTACGGCGCTCACCAAAATATTGGCAAGCCGCCTCTGCCCCCTTATCCTTCAGGTTTTGATAGACCTGTCCCGCCACAATAATTTGGTTCTGCTGAATCGGCTCAATCCCAGATTCTTCAAAAATCTGCTGGGGACTATAGCCCGCTTTCTGGAGCTGCTGACATGCCATGCCCCAGTCCACCCAGGTTTTCTCCTTACGGCGCAGCATCAGCAAAAGCTGGTCAACATCAATATCAGGGCTAGATCCAGGGGGCGTAAAGGAAGTCATGGGCAAAGGTCGCGATCAACAGAATTACTGGGGACGAACAATCAGTTCTTCTAGGGTACGGGTTTGGGTACGCGGATCATACCCAATCAACTTAATGTAACTTTGGGGATGATCTTGCAGACAGGTTTGCAACCCCGCCATGGCATCCGTCACCGTTCGAGGCGCTTGCGGCCAAGTCCAGCTGCGCCAGACATTACCCGCCTTTTCCCGAGATGTAGCAGTTTCTAAATTCAGTTGGCTACCCTGGCGCATGGCCTGTTGAAACAGATGCTCAATCTCATGATGGGCAATATAGTCCGGCCAGTCACCCTTAGATTGAGATGCAATATCAGCCTGGAGGTAATGGTTTGCCTCTGACTCAGGTGGGGGAGGGGAAGGTTTAACAGGTTCAGCCTTTGCTCCCGACAGATAAGCTTGAGCCAAACCAGCATGGTGCAGACGGTCTTGTTCACCCACCATCGCCTCACCCAGCTCTATTAAATAGTCTAATGCCAGGGCCGGGGGCTGGATCTGCACCTGTCGCTCAGGAGAATTGACCAAATAAGTAGAGACGTTGCCAATACCAAGATTGCGAATAAAGTCTCGCACCTGTTCGTCATAGATGCGCGATCGCAATGCCCCAAAAAAGTCGATAGCCTGGTCGGCAAAATGATTGACCAGCTGTTCAATCACAGAACTGGATAACCGATCCGGCTCAAAAATCCCCTGGACTATCCCCAACCGATCTTCATCACTAGGCTGCCAATAGAACTTATCCATCCGTCCATCCCGCACCAGGGGTGCATAAAGGGTGGAAAAATCATTGCCCGTCACCAAAATCGGCACCCGGCGAATGGGCTGAGTATCGTAGCTACCCGGTAGCTGCACATCCGTGGGGTTATCGGCAATATTCATCAAGGTGCCGTTCACTAACTGGGTATTAACGGTATACTGCGTGGTCTGATCCATCCGACTCGCCCCCGCATCCAGATCGTTAATCAGCAGTACGCACATCTTGCCCCGCACTTTGATCAGTTCTGCTGCTTCTCGATAGCGCATCCGAATCAGGCGCACTGGATCTCCTGCATCAGGGCTTTCCAGCTCACCCGCCGACATACGTACGGGCTCAATGCCCATCTGCTCAAACAACAGCTCACATTGGAAAGATTTTCCTTCTCCCTTGCGACCATGAATCCCTAAGATCAGAGGCACTCGCAGCCCTGGCAAGTCCATAAAGTTCTTGGTGATATGGACGGCCAGTCTATCTAAAAATCGAGGCGATAGGTAATAACCCATGGTCAAAGCTCAAATATGGGGAGAGGCCAGGTGGATCAAAACTAGGGATATCACACCTAAAAATTGGGCCCACTTGAATTAATAGGTGTAAACAAAGCTCGCCTATTCTCCTATGACTACTCCTCTGAACGATCGCGCTTAAACCAGTCCAGCCAAGCAGACCACTTCTGAATAATCACAGCCATTTCTGTATAGCCCGTACTGCCAGGATGGTAGCCATCTCTCGCTTTGATATCGTTTAACCAGATGCTGGAGCGGGAGAGAGGTGTCCAAATATCCAAATAGGGCACATCTAACTCTTGACTAAGAATGCCAAGGTTCTCGGAGAGATCTTTGACTCGCTCATTATGGTCAGGATCTGCGATCGCAGGCGGACCAATCATCAGAATCGGATATCGTAGCTTTGCCGTTCTAAAAATGCGCCGCGCATTCTCCAGGGACAGAGGCATATCAACCCGGCAGTGATCATATTCTTGGGCCGTATCATTTACCCCAAAGCTAAAGACCACTCGACCATTCGTACCCGCCGGACAGCGCGCTTGAACTTCCGATAGCCACCGGTCTTCAATATCAGCACTCGTACTTTGGCGAACTCCCAAGTTATAGCTGGTGAAATCATATCCTCGCCGATACATTGTGGCGCAGATGCGGCCTGTCCATCCCAAACAGCCCAGATCACCCACCCCGTTCACAAATGAATCTCCCACAAAACAAATCCGCAGATCCTTGTCGTCTTTCGGCATGATCCAAATACCCAATCACTATTGCTAAGTCATATAGGCTTTACGGCAATTGTCAAGGTATTGGCAGCAAACTTTTACAAGTATCCCCCTTACCTTGTGCATGAAGCCTTATCCACTTGTGCCAGTTTCCAGCACTCCTGACAAAAAGGAGGAGAGGTAGGTTAACCTACCTCTCCGTTCAGCTTAGAAAGCTAAGACCCTATTCACACTAGAGTTTAGTAGGGGCGGTACCCACTATTGCTACCCGGCTTATGAACAATAAAGCTCATGACTTGGCACTGGCGGATATTGTCAAATCCAACCACCCGCACATACTTATCAGAGTACTCAGAGCGGCACTCGCCAATCTCATACAAAACATCCTGAACAGAAGGATTTTTGAAAAGAGGCAACTTCCACATGGTCCAGTAGTATTCGGTTGGCTCAGGAGTATCGTTAAACTCAATTCCTGCAATATAGCCCTGATCCAAGATGTACTGAATTTGTCGACGAATCTGATCGTCGTTCAGGGGAGGCAAGTAGGAAAAGGTCTCGAAACGTCTTTCTATGGGTAAAGTTCTCATGGTTTTATCCGTAGTATTTCCATCAAAAAACTGCAAAAAAGTTTATGGGCGTTCAATCCAGCTCTTCATCAGCATCTGCTTCAAGCTCATCATCATTAGAAGGTGACTCGGGTGTAGACATTTGGGTCATTCGCTCTAGGAGCTGACGTCGATGACCTACATTCGATTCTTGAATTCCGGTCTTGACCATTTCTGGCAGGAACTCAACGACTTCCTCTGCTAAATGCTCTCTCACCGTTAACAACCGCAACGCTAACTCTCGATTTTCTTGCATGAGGGCTTCGAGGTAAAACTCACCGTCTTGAATTCGATCCGTAGAAGAAAACTCCGACAACCAAATTCCAAGACCGGGATTGGTCTCATAAAGCTGAGTCACCACTAACTTGGCCGCTTGATAGGTCAAATAGCTGATCAGCACTTGGGCTGTATCTTTGGCAACTCGTTTTTGATCCATGCAATCCAACACATCCCCAATTCAAACAGGGATAGAATAATGCGTTGAACAGTTAAGGGAGAAAGGAAAGGAACGTCCATCTTCCTCTATCTGTTCAGGGCAAAGGCACCCTTTGCCCTGGCTTCAAGGGGATTAGACTGTATCCATTGCCTCGAATTCGAACTTGATCTCTTTCCAGACTTCTAAGGCAACAGCCAGTTCAGGACTCCACTTAGCAGCTTCACGGAGAATGTCGCCACCCTCACGAGCCATGTCGCGACCTTCGTTACGAGCTTGGACACAGGCTTCAAGAGCAACCCGGTTAGCCGTTGCACCCGGTGCACAACCCCAAGGGTGACCCAAGGTTCCACCACCAAACTGGAGCACAGAATCATCACCAAAGATCTCAACTAGGGCAGGCATGTGCCAAACGTGAATACCACCGGAGGCGACAGCCATAACGCCGCCCATAGAGGCCCAGTCCTGAGTGAAGTAGATACCACGAGACAGATCTTTCTCCACATAGTTCTCACGCAAGAGATCCACGAATCCCATGGTGATGCCTTTTTCACCTTCCAACTTACCCACAACCGTACCGGTGTGGATGTGGTCACCACCAGACATGCGGAGACACTTCGAAAGAACACGGAAGTGCATACCATGGTTCTTCTGACGGTCAATCACAGCGTGCATGGCTCGGTGAATATGGAGCAGCACACCATTATCACGGCACCAGTGGGACAGGGTTGTGTTAGCGGTAAAACCACCGGTAATAAAGTCATGCATGATGATGGGCATTTCGAGTTCTTTCGCGAACTCAGCCCGCTTCAGCATCTCCTCACAGGTGGCAGCGGTAACATTTAGATAGTGACCTTTAATCTCACCGGTTTCAGCTTGGGCTTTATGAATCGCTTCAGCAACAAAGAGGAAGCGATCACGCCAGCGCATGAAAGGCTGAGAGTTAATGTTCTCATCATCCTTAGTGAAGTCAAGACCACCGCGGAGACACTCATAAACGGCTCTACCGTAGTTCTTTGCGGATAGACCTAACTTGGGCTTAATGGTACAACCCAACAAAGGACGGCCATACTTATTGATCTTGTCACGCTCAACTGTGATTCCGTGAGGAGGACCTTGGAAGGTCTTCATGTAGGCAACCGGAATACGAATATCTTCAAGACGTAAGGCCCGAAGTGCTTTGAAACCAAACACGTTACCCACAAGGGAGGTCAACAAGTTGACGACTGACCCTTCCTCAAACAAATCGAGGGGATAGGCAATATAGGCAATGTACTGATTATCTTCGTTGGCAACTGCTTCGATGTCGTAGCAACGGCCTTTGTATCGATCCAAATCGGTTAACAGGTCAGTCCACACAGTGGTCCAGGTTCCTGTTGAGGATTCAGCCGCAACAGCAGCACCAGCTTCTTCGGGAGGAACACCTGGTTGAGGGGTCATCCGGAAGGCAGCGAGGATATCTGTATCTTTTGGGGTGTAGTCCGGCGTGTAATAGGTTAGCTTGTAGTCTTTAACGCCAGCATCATATCCGGCCTTTGACTGAGTTCTAGTTTGTGAATAGGACATGTTGCTCTTGAACAACCTCATCTAAACGTGATAAATCCCGGACAAAACAACTGAGGCTAACTTTTCAGGTAGCCCGCAAAAAAATGTTGAATTTTATCCTGCAAAAATCGCCTAATGCCAACTCTTCAACGGCAAGCGAATCATAGCTTTCCTTAAGATGGCCGCCTTGAGAGGAATACTGGAGAAAGATATTTCCAACAGAAATACTCTGGAATTGGCTAAAATTCAATTTACCAGAGATTGCATAAGTTTAACTTTGGAGGTTTTGAACCTTTTGATAAGTAAATCTTATTCAATATAAGTGGATTAAGCGTATTTCATCTTTACAAGGATTCACATTAGCAAATGTAATCACCCTCGCACAACTCAGGCTTCGCTTAATTTATTTCAGGTCGACAAAACTTTACTTTTATTTAAGTATCATCTCTAACCCTTACATATACTGGGCCAGCAGGATAGGCGACTCAAATCCCCCGATTACATGAGTGTGTAGTAATGTTACGACTCCTCACGGCCCTCAGAAAAAGGAGTAATTCCACCATGAAATCCCATGCCGACGGTGACCTGGCTTATACTAACTTAAGTGGCCTTTTGTAAAAAAAATTGAGGCCATTCGTTACACTTAGCACTTAAAACACTCCTGCATGGGTTTTTGGAAAAGCTTATTTGGAAGTTCAAACGGGGCGTCTGCACAGACCCTAGCCCCTGCGAATGGCTCGATCGGGACGGCTCTGTCAATTTCCAGCAACGGGCGAGGCTCCAAATCGACCCAATCTAAAATTACTTTTAGTAAAGATCGTGAAATCGATCTGTATGAACTGGAAGAGCTTTGTGATGCCGTAGGCTGGTCCCGTCGCCCCATTCGCAAAGTCAAAAAGGCCCTCAAACATAGCTTTATTGTGGTCTCCATGTGGGAACAACGGGGTAGCTACAATCGCCTGATTGGTTTCTCTCGGGCCACCTCCGATCACACGTTTAATGCCACCATTTGGGATGTCGTCGTCCATCCTGACTTTCAAGGCCAAGGCCTGGGCAAAGCCTTGATGAAACAGATCATCAAAGAGTTACGGCGAGAGGATATTAGCAATATCACTCTTTTTGCTGACCCCCATGTCGTCAACTTTTACCGAGATTTAGGCTTTATGCCTGACCCAGAAGGCATTAAAGGGATGTTTTGGTATCCCAACTTTCGGTAATCCAGCGTTGCAGTTCTCTGGCACTCCATGTGACGACTCATAGCTGCTGCCATCCCAAGGAATCTCTCAGTTTCAGTGAGAGCTATCCCCTAATACATCCACAAACTTCTGCAGCCTGAAATAGGCTTCGATATAAACGGGGTTTAACTTCATCGCCTGCTCTAAGGCGAGGCTGGCCTCCTGATACTCTCCAAATTCAAAATGGGTCACAGCCAATCCCAGAAAGCTCTCGGCATGCTGCACATTCAATTGGGTGGCTTGTTCAAAGGCTGTCATCGCTTCTTCTTGAAATCCAATTTGAAACTGGGCTAGTCCCAAACCATAATAGGCAGCATGCAAATAAGCGTTGTAATAAATCGCTTTTTGATAAGCTAGGGCCGCTTCATCATAATTCTGAATGCGATAGAGAGCACTTGCTAGATTGCAATAGAGCTCGGCATTCTCAGGGGCATAGTCCAAAGCTTGGTTATACACAACAACCGCTTCGACAAAGTCCCGAAATTGATACAACACGCTACCCAAGCCGTTGTGAGCTGCGGCCAAAGTGGGCTGCTTTTGAATCGCCTGCTTAAAATTATTTTTTGCCCCAATATAGTCTGCTTGCTCATACTTATGTAGTCCGCGCCGCAGCCACACCATCGCCCAAGAGGTCTCATCTGTTGCTTCTGGGTCGAGGGTTGGTTGACTCGTGACGGTCGGTTGAACCAGGGTCAATCCCTCTAAAGGGTCGGGTGGGAACGGAGATTCAGGGTGTTTAGAACTTTGATGGTTTGCCTCAACGGGCTCCGTTTCATCTGGCAGTGGACTGTCCTGGCCTTCGGATTCAAAGACAGAATGGATCAGATCGGCTTCTATTTCATTGGCCAGATGTAGTCCACGTTTAATCAACGAAGACATCTGATCATCAACACGAGTATGAAGAGATGGAAGATTGAACTTACCCTGTTGGGACTGCTCACTGGGCCCCTCCACCATAATCTCTATCCCATTTTTTTCTTAAGCTCTGTTAACTGTCGCTGCGCCATCAAGATTTCTTGGTCAAAGCGATGAGACATTTCTAGCAAAAGATCCTGTCCAAGTTGCTCTAGCTTCACAGCTTTTATCCGCAATTGATGTAAATCGGATTGGGATAGCTGCTGTAATTTATCCTCAATCGACTGCAACCGCTGTCGGCTTTGAGCTATTTGGCGAATTGTCCGGATTAAATCTGCTGTTATCCCTTCCCCTTGAACCGAGTCGGGACTACTTTCCCAGTCATGCAAAATTGCCCGGAGCCGATCTTCATCCCCCGCTTCATAGGCTCGATTCACTAAGGCCATCAGTTGCTCGCGGCGATCACGCTCTTCAGGGTCTGTCGCTAGGTCAGGATGAATCCGTTTAGCCACTTCTCGATAGAGTTGTTTGAGGCGGGCGGAGGGCCGAAAGTTGTGATTAGAGGCCATCAACGTTAAGTATTTTGAAATTTGGGCATTAATCCGCTCTAATTCCTCTTGACGGATGCCCACAACCTGCATGTAGCGATATTCAAACGAGTGGAGTTCGGCCTGAAACGTAGCCAACTCCAGCTCCCGTTGCGCTAACTGAGCTTCCAAATCCAATAGCTCTGACTGCTTTTGCTGGAGTTCTAGCTCTTCTGGCGTCGATTGACGAACAAGACTACTACTCATTGACTTTGAATCGTGATGGGAGGAGATACTATTAAATCGAGTTGTGTTCAAGATAGAGAGCGTACCCTAGGGAAATGGCAAACGATGCTGCCATACCTCAGTTGAAAAGCCAGTTTTATCTAACTTAGCTTACTTACTGGTGTTGATGAAAGAGG includes:
- a CDS encoding SPFH domain-containing protein, yielding MAISMCSLGLWQSLRVYANVPSSKISPEETNLEKQPFDYWKLGRQIVLVFGVIGTVWFAIVFFQKGCVVIGEDEVGIKYKKFSLNPFQPKSSRRQLISRNKEPGYQPDTIDSGWTWLFPGMYTIYKEPVVEVPPGEIALVFAHDGEDIPNERILAKYVKCNSFQDGDIFLQKGGEKGRQLGILTGGTSYRINTKLFTVITRSNLADHDSTLKPEDLLVYKIDSDKIGIVTTSDGAPLETGEIAGPTISGHDNFQSPQKFIDGGGNKGLQEDVLSSGPWNLNPWFVKVEQVPLTEIREGTVGVVVSLIGEGKMGRSIENSSSELSLFTNRYDLVDRGKRGVWKEPLDVGSYPINTKVRRIVLVPTHQITLDWSNDESKPDENYDKSLGTLTLRLKDRIPVDIVVRQRFRVPKENAPLMVSQIGSPGDITTNSIITDYSATVQKYKSIRDLIVRVLEPTVRSYFYNAVQDCEAEDFYIHRSDQQKDAAQYLKGVLREHGVEAIDTLIGEIDLPDVFDNLEIKRKLEEKKRNLIEQEILTEDLKRKLAYLKAVTGKQEELVNSQMSLEFAEREAQVKLQKALADAKAMREQGRAQADVELALRQAISDALGQRAYIEIEKLKEISKFKLPPIVGGNEGSGAGLLIDTLLASVMENLTSGNSEAISGSIIEQVAALFSIDLNEPESKQLKSSSDIQVVNSETTASLSEDTSVVCNSCGTLNPPNHKFCFECSSPLVYSSDSKK
- a CDS encoding Uma2 family endonuclease encodes the protein MTAITLNLEPVVTLTDEQFYKLCMANKDVAMERSPMGELIIMPPVGGGSGSKEADYITDLNLWNRQAGLGIVFSSSTMFKLPGGGDRSPDAAWVSQERWDALSLEEKEQFPPICPDFVIELRSKSDRLGPLQAKMLEYLDSGLRLGWLINPQDQTVEIYRAGKEAEIVLLPATVSGEDVLPGFALELS
- a CDS encoding RuBisCO accumulation factor 1, whose product is MTSFTPPGSSPDIDVDQLLLMLRRKEKTWVDWGMACQQLQKAGYSPQQIFEESGIEPIQQNQIIVAGQVYQNLKDKGAEAACQYFGERRSDILYEFRVLNQVERAAAATLAAEKQLDADEARAIAKAMKEFSRLSETPVGFTDTPGDAMAYRCWYFARQKDDLQERSRLIGQGLKFAHSDSAREQLQMLLSDFSVVKAKEAPRLPFFRLESEEELPRLMPVMGHLPLTLTDLKAVPVVEEEEPFGMVQFSGTCAWVPVPGWQVILRAEDPVALLAQVQDLGLDLPRPTEEVLVIVDRDQRQWHEDCYFLVEADGQLQVQWFAEAPEQKLYGQVVLVMRPKRILDENFTKDPWHTDE
- a CDS encoding AAA family ATPase, with translation MGYYLSPRFLDRLAVHITKNFMDLPGLRVPLILGIHGRKGEGKSFQCELLFEQMGIEPVRMSAGELESPDAGDPVRLIRMRYREAAELIKVRGKMCVLLINDLDAGASRMDQTTQYTVNTQLVNGTLMNIADNPTDVQLPGSYDTQPIRRVPILVTGNDFSTLYAPLVRDGRMDKFYWQPSDEDRLGIVQGIFEPDRLSSSVIEQLVNHFADQAIDFFGALRSRIYDEQVRDFIRNLGIGNVSTYLVNSPERQVQIQPPALALDYLIELGEAMVGEQDRLHHAGLAQAYLSGAKAEPVKPSPPPPESEANHYLQADIASQSKGDWPDYIAHHEIEHLFQQAMRQGSQLNLETATSREKAGNVWRSWTWPQAPRTVTDAMAGLQTCLQDHPQSYIKLIGYDPRTQTRTLEELIVRPQ
- a CDS encoding GDSL-type esterase/lipase family protein, encoding MPKDDKDLRICFVGDSFVNGVGDLGCLGWTGRICATMYRRGYDFTSYNLGVRQSTSADIEDRWLSEVQARCPAGTNGRVVFSFGVNDTAQEYDHCRVDMPLSLENARRIFRTAKLRYPILMIGPPAIADPDHNERVKDLSENLGILSQELDVPYLDIWTPLSRSSIWLNDIKARDGYHPGSTGYTEMAVIIQKWSAWLDWFKRDRSEE
- a CDS encoding ribulose bisphosphate carboxylase small subunit — protein: MRTLPIERRFETFSYLPPLNDDQIRRQIQYILDQGYIAGIEFNDTPEPTEYYWTMWKLPLFKNPSVQDVLYEIGECRSEYSDKYVRVVGFDNIRQCQVMSFIVHKPGSNSGYRPY
- the rcbX gene encoding RuBisCO chaperone RbcX; translated protein: MDQKRVAKDTAQVLISYLTYQAAKLVVTQLYETNPGLGIWLSEFSSTDRIQDGEFYLEALMQENRELALRLLTVREHLAEEVVEFLPEMVKTGIQESNVGHRRQLLERMTQMSTPESPSNDDELEADADEELD
- a CDS encoding form I ribulose bisphosphate carboxylase large subunit — its product is MSYSQTRTQSKAGYDAGVKDYKLTYYTPDYTPKDTDILAAFRMTPQPGVPPEEAGAAVAAESSTGTWTTVWTDLLTDLDRYKGRCYDIEAVANEDNQYIAYIAYPLDLFEEGSVVNLLTSLVGNVFGFKALRALRLEDIRIPVAYMKTFQGPPHGITVERDKINKYGRPLLGCTIKPKLGLSAKNYGRAVYECLRGGLDFTKDDENINSQPFMRWRDRFLFVAEAIHKAQAETGEIKGHYLNVTAATCEEMLKRAEFAKELEMPIIMHDFITGGFTANTTLSHWCRDNGVLLHIHRAMHAVIDRQKNHGMHFRVLSKCLRMSGGDHIHTGTVVGKLEGEKGITMGFVDLLRENYVEKDLSRGIYFTQDWASMGGVMAVASGGIHVWHMPALVEIFGDDSVLQFGGGTLGHPWGCAPGATANRVALEACVQARNEGRDMAREGGDILREAAKWSPELAVALEVWKEIKFEFEAMDTV
- a CDS encoding GNAT family N-acetyltransferase, which produces MGFWKSLFGSSNGASAQTLAPANGSIGTALSISSNGRGSKSTQSKITFSKDREIDLYELEELCDAVGWSRRPIRKVKKALKHSFIVVSMWEQRGSYNRLIGFSRATSDHTFNATIWDVVVHPDFQGQGLGKALMKQIIKELRREDISNITLFADPHVVNFYRDLGFMPDPEGIKGMFWYPNFR
- a CDS encoding tetratricopeptide repeat protein — encoded protein: MVEGPSEQSQQGKFNLPSLHTRVDDQMSSLIKRGLHLANEIEADLIHSVFESEGQDSPLPDETEPVEANHQSSKHPESPFPPDPLEGLTLVQPTVTSQPTLDPEATDETSWAMVWLRRGLHKYEQADYIGAKNNFKQAIQKQPTLAAAHNGLGSVLYQFRDFVEAVVVYNQALDYAPENAELYCNLASALYRIQNYDEAALAYQKAIYYNAYLHAAYYGLGLAQFQIGFQEEAMTAFEQATQLNVQHAESFLGLAVTHFEFGEYQEASLALEQAMKLNPVYIEAYFRLQKFVDVLGDSSH